The nucleotide sequence GGCGATCGTCTTGCCAGAAAGCCTAGCTCAATGGCGCGGTTCCTATGGGTATGTAGAGAATGTTGCTCACGCGATCGCTTTGGCAGCCACAAACGAACATGCTAAGGGACGTATTTATCATGTTGCAGATACAGAATTAACCGAGGCGGAAAGACTGAGCAGAGTTGGACGAGTCGCAGGCTGGCAAGGCAAAATCGTAACTGTTGCCACAGAATCTTTACCGACAGACTGGAACCTACCATACAACACGGCTCAACACTGGTTTGTAGATACAACCCGCATTCGGCAAGAACTCGGTTATAGCGAAATTGTCTCACTAGAGCAGGCGCTCAAAACAACAATTGACTGGCAGCGATCGCACCCACCAACAGAAATTTCTCCGTGGACTGGAAAAGAATTACTAGACTATGCTACCGAAGACCAAATTTTGAAAAGTATTTAATATCAATTGTAAGGTGGGCGTTGCCCACCCTACACACTACACAATATGCTACCGAAGACCAAATTTTGAAAAGTATTTAATATCAATTGTAGGGTGGGCGTTGCTCACCCTACACACTAATTTTTTATGAAAGCCTTAGAAGCGTATAATCTCAAAAAAACTTTCCGCCGCAACAAACAAAATGTACCAGCAGTGAAGGATGTTTCCTTAACCATCTACCCAGGAGAAATATTAGCTTTTCTTGGTCCCAATGGTGCAGGTAAAACAACGAGTATCAAAATGATGGCAGGTTTAATTCAGCCTGATTCTGGTTCGGTCAGAATTGTAGGTAGAGATCCTCACCGTAATGCTTCAGCGTTACAAAACCTGGGTGCAGTTTTAGAAGGGAATCGCAACCTTTACTGGCGATTAACTCCAGAGGAAAATTTAGAATATTTTGGCGTATTAAAAGGACTAACTCGACGCGAAGCACGTTTTGCCGGAAGAGATCTTTTAGAAAAATTTGACTTATTAGCTAAGCGCCGTACGCCAGTAGAACAACTTTCACGGGGAATGCAACAGAAATTAGCATTTGCTGTAGCCTTAGTTCATCGTCCTAAACTTTTATTATTAGATGAACCGACTTTAGGATTAGATGTAGAAGCAACTGAGGATGTAAAAATTCTCGTTCGCGAAATTGCTGCCACTGGTTGTGCTATCTTGCTGACAACTCACCAATTACAAATAGCAGAAATTTTATCAGACCGAATTGCTATTATTCAAAAAGGCGAGATCTTAGCAGAAGCACCCACACAAAAATTGATTCAACAATTTTCTGGTACGGCTTACAAAATTGAAATGGAAGCCGCTTTAGATGAAACAAGAATGTTGGAATTAGAAACACTTGGGTTAGAGATTGAATCCAGAAGATTTATTTATATCGATCGCTCGGAATTACTATATAAAGTTTTTACTATTCTCCAGCCTTTACCAATTCAATCTGTGGTAAAACAAGCTAATTTGACAGAAATATTTTTACAGATTGTGAAACAAGGTAATAACATTAATGATTGAGTTATTTTTTGCAG is from Scytonema millei VB511283 and encodes:
- a CDS encoding ABC transporter ATP-binding protein: MKALEAYNLKKTFRRNKQNVPAVKDVSLTIYPGEILAFLGPNGAGKTTSIKMMAGLIQPDSGSVRIVGRDPHRNASALQNLGAVLEGNRNLYWRLTPEENLEYFGVLKGLTRREARFAGRDLLEKFDLLAKRRTPVEQLSRGMQQKLAFAVALVHRPKLLLLDEPTLGLDVEATEDVKILVREIAATGCAILLTTHQLQIAEILSDRIAIIQKGEILAEAPTQKLIQQFSGTAYKIEMEAALDETRMLELETLGLEIESRRFIYIDRSELLYKVFTILQPLPIQSVVKQANLTEIFLQIVKQGNNIND